The Halichoerus grypus chromosome 9, mHalGry1.hap1.1, whole genome shotgun sequence genomic sequence ACAGTAAGCACCTAGAGGGCAGGGATAACTAttcaatgcatatttattgaatacttaccatGTGTTGGAGCCACTGCTAGgggtatatgtatatgtttgaGGGCCCAACATCCCTGGGTCTCAGTCCCCTGCTTCCCACTGGAACCATGCCCCTCCCAGTCCCCATAAGTCTGTGGGAAGCTGGGACACAGGGGAGGGTCAAAGCCTACATCAGGGTCCTCTTAGGAAAGGGAcctgggggcgggaggggggttCTGAGGAGTAAAACCACTTCCTGTGTAGCTAGTTCCTGTGTTGACAGAAAGAGCttaaggggaggaggggagtggagagaacagagcctgggctgggggtCTACTGAGACTCGAGAAGGCCAAGAGTCCTTCCCCATCATGAACCCCCTCCACTACTGCAGCTGGAAGAGCTTTTCACAGTCTCTGTGCTCCCCTGGGGCAAGAGAGGTCGAGCAAGCAGTTTGGGTGGGAAAAGAGAACTGGAGGAAGTTGACAGGGATGGGCGGGGCCCGTGGGGGGGCTGACCAGGAacccagcttcctgctcagtaccCAGGCATCCAGCCCCTggctcacccccaccccttccagcccccactcccctcaGGAACCCAGGGTTCCAGCCCTCCTCCCAAATCCCTGCTACCCCTCCCCCATCAGTTTCTCCCCCCCAGGGGATGGAGGCCGAGAGaccccaggaagaagaggaaggtgaCCAGGTGAGCTGCGCACCGGGTCGGGGAGGCTGACACTGGGAGAAAGGGAGGTGAGAGGACCTGGGGCAGCGACGTAGTAACAGGGGACTCAGGGGACTTAGAAGGGCTTGGGCAAACTGAGGCAGgaacagagacacacagagaggaaaTGGGCTGTTGGCCTAGCCCCCCGCCCACCACACCCCCGCCTAATTGGACCGGATGTCTCCCAGGATCAGGGCCCCCATCAGGATGAGCTTGACTGGCCCCCTGTGAAGACCACCGCTCGGCCTTGGCGATCTGCTCCTccgtcccctcctcctccaggaaccCGCCACACAGGTACCCTCATCCGCCCAGGGAGCTCCCTGACCATGGTGCCCACGTCCTTCCTGATCCCATTACCAAGGCCCCCTCCATCATgggccctctccccacctcctcctgacTCCCCATTACACCCCCTCAGCTCTGACCCCAAGTGCCTAATCACCTTGCACCACCAACCCTCCTGTCTGCCAATTTCTCTGGGTCTCTGAGCCCtacccctcctctccccagccctggggccccGCTCCGCCTCCCTGCTCTCCCTACAGACTGAGCTCCTTCTGGATTTGGTGGCTGAGGCCCAGTCCCGCCGCCTAGAGGAGCAGAGAGCCACCTTCCACATCCCCCAGAACCTCCCAAGCATAGCCCCAGCCCCACTCCGGCCTCTTGAGGACAGAGAACAGCTCTACAGCACTATCCTCAGTCACCAGGTGAGACACCTCCCCAGAAGGCAAGACTGAGGCTTCCTGGTCCCTTGGCCCTTGTTGTCTTTTGGGCCCtacccctccttctccccagcaTCTGCCCCCTTGCCAGGCCTAGTCCCCCCGTGCCCATCACAGGTGTCCCCTATACCCCTTCACCAGCCTTGGCTCCTATCAAGGCCTGTTCCTCTTAAAACCTCACCAacaccctcccttccctccactcctTCAGTGCCAGCGGATGGAAGCCCAGCGGTCAGAGCCTCCCCTACCCCCAGGGGGACAGGAGCTCCTGGAGTTGCTGCTGAGAGTTCAGGGTGGGGGTCGAATGGAGGAGCAAAGGTCCCGGCCCCCCACACATACCTGCTGAGACTTCAGCCCGCCCCTACCAGCCACTCCGCACTCCTGGGGCTCAAAGCTGGGCAGCCCAGCTAACCCTCAACTCCTGCTTCACAGGGGCACCAGAGACTGGAGGACCCAGGAGAAATCTCAATATTCATCACCCTCATCCACTTCTCCTGGGAATGGAGGGGGTGAAAGTCCTCAAACCCTGGGCATAGTCAAAGTAGGATGTCATTTAACTCCCTCCCCCAGTATGTAGGAGCTTGAAGCAGTGAAAGGATCCCAGCCACTGAGGgacaccccaccccctcctctgatCCCAAGTAGTGGCAGTAAGTCCTGAGCTGTGGAGACACCCCCAGTAGTCTAGGCACTAGGCAGAATCTGAGGGCTCAGGCCTCCATCTCCCAAGAAAAGGCAAATCTCCCAAGGTTAGGGCCTGCCAGACAGTTCCACCCTCCTTCTCAATAAGAAGGGAGAGGGCATTACAAAGAGATAGatcattcccccaccccaccaccagcacccccagccccaggactgAGGGGCCTACAGGCTGTGAATGGACACTTAGCactgccccccccaacctccccactGCTGCTCTGAGTCTGATGTTTTGGTTGTATGAATAAATGTAATTCTCCTCCGAACTGAAGAAGACTGGTGTTTGgggctgcggggaggggggggggcgggggggggcgcgagggaaggggggaggaaggtgaggccAGAGGCCGCCTCTCTCCCTAGTCTGGCGAGAGGCCAGCTCCCCTCCCTGGCTGGTTAATTACTGGCTCATTAAGCAACGGCTGGAGACCTCCCTAATTatacccccccagcccccctctccTGGTTTTAATTAAGTAGAACAGGGAGGGGAGTCATTAGGACAAGAAATATGAACTGAGCTGTCTGTGAACCCAGGCATTCTAGCGGCCAGAGCCCACAACACCTAGATCCCTAATTCGGAACCCAGGTGGCGGCCCCCTAGCCCAACAGGCCCCGCTTCCCAGGCCGACGACATGCAGCCCCGGGGCCTTCGCGTATTTTCCCCGAAGGTCTAGTCTCCTCCCCTcgtcccctcttccctctcccctcctccactcgGTCCCAGTTcctctgtttctgtgtgtctctctccgcccccagctcctccctgttcctcctctcttctcccctcctcttcctccccggctcccctcccccagcctccctccctcgctcccccccttctccctcctccctcctccctctctctctcacacacacccccgcttgggcctcctctctctctccggCTCCATTTTCTCCGCCGCCGGGGGCCGGGGTCTCCTGTGGGGGGCCCAGCCGGTACCCCAGGTCTCCCTTCAGGGCCAGGGTGAACCTCCGGGGGAGTCGGGAGGGGGAAACGGGTGGGGGTTGGGGCGGAGGGAGCAGCGGCCCCACCGAGTTTGGGGGGGGAAGTAAccaggcggggggaggggcggagcagggagggggcctcAGGGCCCCCCCCCAACTATGGACGAGCGGCTGCTGGGGCCGCCCCCTCcaggcgggggccgggggggcctGGGATTggtgggtggggagcctgggggccCTGGCGAGCCTCCCGGCGGCGGAGACCCCGGTGGGGGTAGCGGGGGGGTCCAGGGAGGCCGAGGGAAGCAAGACATCGGGGACATTCTGCAGCAGATAATGACCATCACCGACCAGAGCCTGGACGAGGCCCAGGCCAAGTGAGTGCCCCCACCCCGGGACCCTACACAGACCCAGCTGAAGCCCCATTCACAAGCTCTGAATCTTCTGggagtccccacccccaccccccacttcaggACCCTCTCCAGGATCCTACAGCTCTCTTCTCTCCTTACTCCTGGGAGCCCCAAGATAAGCCATCCCTCTCAAACCTCCCTTCACCACCAGACCCTGAAACCTTCAAAGAGGGGAGCCCAGGGTGG encodes the following:
- the GPSM3 gene encoding G-protein-signaling modulator 3 produces the protein MEAERPQEEEEGDQDQGPHQDELDWPPVKTTARPWRSAPPSPPPPGTRHTALGPRSASLLSLQTELLLDLVAEAQSRRLEEQRATFHIPQNLPSIAPAPLRPLEDREQLYSTILSHQCQRMEAQRSEPPLPPGGQELLELLLRVQGGGRMEEQRSRPPTHTC